The Procambarus clarkii isolate CNS0578487 chromosome 76, FALCON_Pclarkii_2.0, whole genome shotgun sequence genome includes a window with the following:
- the LOC123771448 gene encoding uncharacterized protein, translating into MWGAKRTETMVPLEHDVVAHIPALYLGFDDYITPGFPTPFVHIVRWSKIWGCLPVSYSHSARSWKLSPFLTCWVICAIGLNMPTFYECIQSSLGTDGLMLYVMIMIVSVMSISGISMHVLALLYYDDWITFLNNWMAFERKFPPLTAGVHSFRVALPLFVGFFLYITFFVVNILNELRFNLINGDGVWRMLSLVYVYVIYSYTLSMPILWVVMASKVFSACLCHIRRELESIMECVNYGIRCASSPVQKCIATGDMNHMQEAVLDLARIIEGFKAIMGPLMLVIIPHHIISLICFLYWTLVSILDYTDWYSPLSFGLLSAQAIMPIFCGAIYSEDVHTQKETLIEPLIILKGSMTDEAAKHKMTTLIDHLDRLDAQIEGRGFFTLNKGMATSVVNTVVTYLVVLIQFYGGGR; encoded by the exons ATGTGGGGCGCCAAGAGGACTGAGACGATGGTTCCACTGGAGCACGACGTCGTGGCTCACATCCCCGCCCTGTACTTAGGTTTTGATGACTATATCACGCCAGGATTCCCGACGCCTTTCGTTCACATTGTCCGGTGGAGCAAGATATGGGGCTGTCTACCTGTGTCTTACAGCCACTCGGCGCGTTCCTGGAAACTCTCGCCTTTTCTCACCTGCTGGGTGATCTGTGCCATTGGTCTCAACATGCCCACCTTCTACGAATGCATCCAGTCGTCTCTGGGCACGGACGGCCTCATGCTGTACGTAATGATCATGATAGTGTCCGTAATGAGCATCTCAGGGATATCTATGCACGTGTTAGCGCTTCTCTACTACGACGACTGGATTACCTTCCTCAACAACTGGATGGCCTTCGAGCGTAAGTTCCCGCCACTGACAGCGGGCGTCCATTCCTTCAGGGTAGCTCTCCCGCTCTTTGTCGGCTTCTTTCTCTACATCACATTCTTTGTGGTGAATATTTTAAACGAACTTCGCTTTAACCTTATCAACGGTGACGGCGTCTGGCGGATGTTATCGCTGGTGTACGTATATGTTATCTACAGCTACACCCtctccatgcccatcctgtgggtggttatgGCCTCCAAGGTGTTCTCTGCCTGCCTCTGCCACATCAGGAGGGAGCTCGAGTCCATCATGGAGTGCGTCAACTACGGCATCAGATGCGCGTCTTCACCCGTACAGAAATGCATCGCCACGGGAGACATGAATCACATGCAGGAGGCGGTGCTGGACTTGGCCAGAATCATCGAAGGCTTCAAGGCGATCATGGGCCCCTTAATGCTGGTCATTATCCCCCACCACATCATCTCTCTCATCTGCTTCCTCTACTGGACGCTAGTATCCATCCTCGACTACACGGACTGGTACTCTCCTCTCAGCTTTGGCCTCCTCTCCGCCCAGGCAATCATGCCCATCTTCTGTGGCGCCATCTATAGCGAAGACGTTCACACTCAG AAGGAGACGCTAATTGAGCCGTTAATTATCTTGAAAGGTTCAATGACAGACGAAGCTGCCAAACACAAG ATGACGACTCTAATCGACCACCTAGACCGGCTCGACGCGCAGATCGAGGGCCGAGGCTTCTTTACTCTCAACAAGGGCATGGCTACCTCG GTGGTGAACACAGTGGTGACGTATCTGGTGGTGTTGATCCAGTTCTATGGTGGAGGACGCTAA
- the LOC123771451 gene encoding uncharacterized protein, giving the protein MGCKGSKSKKNAYARVAQYQKESWAAERAVRRAPEPLDWGLAPPSCLTPAALHNLLTDGFYAPYSANPQYLLVVDCRAPRAFTRRRLTTARWHGALHTAPAPNLVNTIVLYDDRPRTARPQPGDSDPLATLYHDLRRQKLDPLVLLGGWTVLEATCPHLLEGGDGIPTPEPMPWYPAQIIPGLLYLGHAEMASDPRVLTALRVTHIVDVTETLPPRVLPSMNYLVVPVPEEPDCGEKGETTSGTDLLSSLPTIMAFVGEARTYGGCVLVHCDQGLTRAAAVVMGILMAERQCTLEDAFYYVKGARSAVHPNSSLLHQLARYETVLFGASLTQAEDLF; this is encoded by the coding sequence AATCGTGGGCAGCAGAGCGAGCTGTACGACGAGCCCCTGAGCCCCTTGACTGGGGGTTGGCGCCCCCCAGCTGCTTGACGCCGGCCGCCCTCCACAACCTACTGACGGATGGCTTCTACGCCCCCTACTCAGCCAACCCGCAGTACCTACTGGTCGTGGACTGTCGCGCGCCTCGAGCCTTCACGCGACGACGCCTGACGACCGCGCGCTGGCACGGTGCGCTGCACACCGCGCCCGCGCCAAATCTCGTCAACACCATAGTGCTATACGATGACCGACCGCGCACTGCCCGGCCCCAGCCTGGCGACTCCGACCCCCTCGCTACACTCTACCATGACCTCCGTCGTCAGAAGTTGGACCCCCTGGTGCTATTGGGTGGGTGGACGGTGCTGGAAGCCACCTGCCCCCACCTCTTGGAGGGGGGTGACGGTATTCCCACACCTGAGCCTATGCCTTGGTACCCTGCTCAGATTATCCCAGGGCTCTTGTACCTGGGCCATGCGGAGATGGCATCCGACCCGCGCGTGCTGACGGCCCTACGCGTCACGCATATTGTGGATGTGACGGAGACTCTTCCCCCTCGTGTCCTCCCCTCTATGAACTATCTAGTCGTGCCCGTACCCGAAGAGCCAGATTGTGGCGAAAAAGGTGAAACAACTAGTGGGACGGACCTCCTCTCTTCCCTGCCCACTATCATGGCGTTCGTGGGTGAGGCGCGCACCTAcggagggtgtgtgttggtgcactGTGACCAGGGCCTCACCCGCGCCGCCGCCGTCGTCATGGGCATCCTGATGGCGGAGCGACAGTGTACCCTGGAAGACGCTTTCTACTACGTCAAGGGCGCGCGGTCTGCTGTCCACCCTAACTCCAGCCTGCTGCATCAGCTGGCTAGATATGAAACTGTGTTGTTCGGTGCCTCCCTCACGCAAGCGGAAGACCTCTTCTGA